The Haloarcula sp. CBA1127 genomic interval CTGCAGGCGGCGTTCCAGCACGTCAGTCACGTCAAGCGACAGCACGTCGTCAAGCTGGTCCTGCTCGTTGAGGATGCCGTAGCGCTTGAGTCGAGCGAGGAACTCCTCGGACTCGGTCTCGTGCTCGCCGGCGCTGCCCAGCAGCTTCCGTGCCTCACGGCGGTAGCCACGAAGCTCGGACTGTGCGCGCCAGAGCTCTTCTTTGTTCTTCAAGCCGTAGCGGCCGATGAGGTTGGCCTCGTCGGCGATACGTTCGCCCTGGAAGGGATGATTCGGCGTCTCGTAGAACTTCGTGTTTGAACCAAGCGCCATTATTCGTCATCCTCCGCAGCGGCTTCCTCAGCCTGCTCTTCCTTGATCGCCTCGACGTTGACGCCGATGGTTCCCTCCGTCCGGCCAGTGGACTTGGTACGCTGTCCACGGACCTTCTGGCCGCGCTTGTGTCGGACACCGCGGTAGGAGTCGATCATCTTCATGCGGTTGATGTCCTGCCGGCGGGTAAGCTGGAGGTCGTTACCGGTCTCGTGGGTGGTCTCACCAGTGAAGTAGTCCTTCTGGTGGTTGGTCATCCACTCGGGCACATCGTCGGCGAAGTTCTCGACGCGGTCGACGACGCGCTCGATGACGTCGTCGTCGAGCTTGCCGAAGACAGCGCGCCGGTCGACGTCCGCCTTCTGGGCGATAATTCGGGCGGCCCGGTGGCCGATACCGTTCAGTTCTGTCAGTGCTCGCTCGACGGATTTCGTCCCGTCGAGGTCTGTCTGTCCGATACGGACGAAATAGCGGATGTCCTCCTCCTCTTCGGCATCCGCGTCCTCGCCCGCGTTGGGGTCTTCTGCACTCATATGTAGGTACTGATGGGTGAGCGTCGTGGCGGGGATTCGAACCCCGGAGGCTGTACGCCACAGAGTTAGCAACCCTGCGCCTTGGGCCAGGCTTGGCTACCACGACACGCGTTCTATGACACTCGCGCCCGCAGCACGCGGACTCGGGGGCCGACCCCCCTACACGAGTCTATCCGATTCTATTCCGGGGTTGTATTTAAACGCAACGAAGGGGGCCGGGCGCGTGAGAGTGACGCACAGTCAGATAGCCGTCGACAGCTATAGTAACAATTGACATGGTTTACACACCAATCGCACTGCTGTCGTGCGATCGGGTGTGCATTGAGTTTCAATGGCTACTACAGTACCTCGTATCCCAGTTGCGCCATAGATTTCCTACCGTATATGTCCTGAAGCAGCGTCAGTAGATACTCAGTCGCCCGCAGCTTCTTTGTCGACCCTGAAACCGAGACGACAGTGTGGCCGTCCTCGCGTCGGATAGAGATCTCCTGAGTTGCGTAGTGGTCCCCGTCGTACGTCGTCGTAATCGTCAGCCCGTCCTCGGTGTCGGCCGTCTCGTATCTGGCGACGTGGGACCGTCCGAACGGCGAGACCGTGTATTTGTAGCCATCGTCGGTCTCAGTTACTTCAGTGGCCCGTCCCCAGGTGAGTGCCATGGTCGGCGGCTTCGGACCGAGAAACTCTGAGCGGACCGACTCCGGTGATTTGTCCGTCACGAATTCGGTCTGCCCGTCGGTATTGACGAGTCGAACGAGTAGCCCGACCCCGAGAGCCATGATGAAGAAACCGGCACCCGGGAGGGCAGTGAACTCCCAGATCAACCAACACAGCGACAGCACGGCGACTAGTATCGCGGCGTTGGCCAGATATTCAAGCCGCTGATACCGCTGTACTATAGCATCTATTTCCGACATGAGATTTATATTTTCTCTTTTTCTATTGGTAATAAAATCATTGCATCGGGTTTCACAGCCGTGAGGGTACACTGACCCCGAACGGAAGCAACTAGTGGCCAGTGCCCCTCTCCATAGTATGGAACCGCGATTCGCCACTGACGGCGGCACCACAGTCGGCCCAACCGACCGCCAGGCGCTCCGAGAACATCTCGAACAGTTCGCCGGCGAGGATCGGGTGACCGAAGCGCAGGACGGGACACTGACCGCCGAGTTCAGTGGGTCGACGTACTTCTCGGTCGACCCCGAGGGCCGCGTCGAGGGTGAGATGCCCCTGCACGCGTTCGACGGACCGGTCGACAGCCTCCGATTCGACCACAAGCGCGGTGAAATACGGGCTTCGGCCGACGACAACGCGGTCAGCTACACCTTCCGGCGGCCGTCGAGGTAGCTAGTGGGTGGGACTCAGTCGTCGGCGGCGGCCAATGGCTCATCGACTGGCCCACTCAAGGCGGTTGACGAGTCCGGCATGTACTCGATGAGTTGAGTTGGAGTCCGTCGTTCGCGGCGACGTGGTCGACCATCTCGGGGACGTACCCCGCGGTGGATTCGAAGACAACCATGTTCAGCTTCAACGTCCAGGCCAGGGTCTAGTGCTGCTTCGACGCACGGCTCGGTCCGAGACGCCTCCCTTTGGTCGGCATCGCTTTCCCTGCGTCACAATCCTTATCGCATCTCCGGAGCCTATCCACGTGCATGAATACAGACGACGTACGCGAGCGCCTGCGAACGGTCGAGGACCCGGACCTTGGGGACGACATTGTCTCGCTCGGGCTGATCAACAGCATCGACGTGACCGACGATCAAGTCAGCATCGACCTGGCGCTCGGTGCGCCGTACTCGCCGACGGAGACGAGCATCGCGAACGAGGTCCGCGAGGCGCTGGGTGACCTTGACCGCGAGATCGACCTCTCGGCGAGCGTCGACCGCGGTGTCCCGGAAGCAGAGGACCCACTGCCGAAGGTCAAGAACGTCATCGCAGTCGCCTCGGGGAAAGGCGGGGTCGGCAAGTCAACCGTCGCGGTGAACCTCGCCGCCGGCCTCTCACGGCTCGGCGCTCGCGTCGGCCTGTTCGACGCCGACGTGTACGGGCCGAACGTTCCGCGGATGCTCGACGCTGACGAACAGCCGCAGGCGACAGAGGACGAAGAGATAATTCCCGTCGAAAAACACGGGATTCGGCTGATGAGTATGGACTTCCTCGTCGGCAAGGACGACCCAGTTATCTTCCGCGGTCCGATGGTCGACAACGTCCTCACGCAGCTCTGGGATGACGTGCTCTGGGGCGAACTCGACTACATGGTCGTGGACCTGCCGCCGGGGACCGGGGACACGCAGCTGACGATGCTCCAGCAGGTGCCCGTCTCCGGGGCCGTCATCGTCACCACGCCGGAGGAAGTCGCCCTCGATGACGCCCGGAAGGGACTCCGGATGTTCGGTCGCCACGAGACGCCGGTACTTGGCATCGTTGAGAACATGTCCTCGTTCGTCTGTCCAGACTGTGGTGGGACACACGACATCTTCGGGAGCGGCGGCGGCCGCGAGTTTGCCGACGAAACGGAGATGCCGTTCCTCGGCGAGATTCCGCTCGACCCCGAAGTCAGGGAGGGCGGCGCCACTGGCGAACCGCTTGTGCTTGACGAGGACAGCGACGTTGGCGAGTCGTTCCGCGACATCGCCGCCCGGACCGCCAATATGCAGGGCATCATCCACCGAAAACGCCAGAGCGACAGCCAGCGCGCTCAGCCCGAGCAGTAGCGGGCTGTGACTGAAGAGAGCAGTAGCTCAGGTACCGCGGGAGACAGAGAGAAAGAACCGAGTTACGCTTCGACCGGGTTGTTCATTTTCCGGGTGACGTAGCCGGCGATACGGTTGCGGACACCCTTGGACTCGATGTTGGTCAGTTCCTCGACGACATCTTTGTTGTGTTCGAAGTCTGCACCGAAGGCGTCAGGGTATCGCTCCATGAGGAGCGTCCCGGTCTTCTTGACGTAGGCGGGTTTGATTGCCATGCGCGCTACTTGCTTGGTCGCACTCAAAAAGGGTTCGGAACGGACTACGCACGCGAATGTTTATCAGTAGGGGTGGGACGACCCGCAACCGTGCGCTGAGCGTCACTGTGGCAGGTCCTGTAAGAGTGCGACACAGCCTGTCTCAGACCGTCGTGTGTCGCCTGTATGCCCCAAATTCCGTCGGAGTCCCCTACCAGTCGGCGTCGACCAGAACGCGTACGCGCTCGAAGGCTGCCCGCTCGCGCTCACCACCGGCTGTTTCGACCACGGACTCGAAGTACGCGAGTCGTTCCAGCAGCGTTTCACGGTCGTAGCTTGGTACATCCAGCCGCGAGGCTGCGACAGTCGCCTCAACGACGGCGGCGTGGCCACGGTTCGTCGTCGGGACGACACGGCGCTCGACGGTGCTGTCGACGGGGTGTAGCGCCCACTCGACCCACTGTGTGTCCCCCTCACTCCCGGAGTCACGCCGTTCGACATCGACCGCTACCCAGGCGTCCGCGCTGTCGATAACAGGGTCGTCTTCCTCGCGAACCGACAGCGCCGCCTCGACGAAATCGACCGGGTCGCGCGTGAACTGGACGTAGCCGCTACCACGCTCCCGAAAGTTCCGCCAAGTCCGGGTTCGGCCCCACGTCGTCGCCGTAGCTGGCCCATCGTCATCCGGTGCATGGACACCAAGTGCGGCGACGTTCCAGCGCTCGTTCGGCCCCAGCGTGGTGACGACCGTCTCGGAGACGCCGGCGAGCGTGACAGGCCACTGTGTCTCGGAATTACTGGATTCGGGACCATCGCCTGCCGAAGGGCCGCCGGTCACACTTCGAGCCCCCGTTCGAGCGCGACGAACAGCGACCCCGCAACGAGGTCGGCAGTCGTTCCGGGATTGATATCACACCTGACGAACTCCTCGGCGAGATCCGTTGCGTCTTCGTCACCGTCGAGAACGGCCTGTGCCCGCTCCTGAACCTCTACAGCGATTTCGCGGTCCTGCCGCGTGGCGACGAAGGTGTCCGGCTCCGCCGCAAGGAGTTCGAGGAAGACCTCGG includes:
- a CDS encoding Mrp/NBP35 family ATP-binding protein, with the protein product MNTDDVRERLRTVEDPDLGDDIVSLGLINSIDVTDDQVSIDLALGAPYSPTETSIANEVREALGDLDREIDLSASVDRGVPEAEDPLPKVKNVIAVASGKGGVGKSTVAVNLAAGLSRLGARVGLFDADVYGPNVPRMLDADEQPQATEDEEIIPVEKHGIRLMSMDFLVGKDDPVIFRGPMVDNVLTQLWDDVLWGELDYMVVDLPPGTGDTQLTMLQQVPVSGAVIVTTPEEVALDDARKGLRMFGRHETPVLGIVENMSSFVCPDCGGTHDIFGSGGGREFADETEMPFLGEIPLDPEVREGGATGEPLVLDEDSDVGESFRDIAARTANMQGIIHRKRQSDSQRAQPEQ
- a CDS encoding 30S ribosomal protein S13, with translation MSAEDPNAGEDADAEEEEDIRYFVRIGQTDLDGTKSVERALTELNGIGHRAARIIAQKADVDRRAVFGKLDDDVIERVVDRVENFADDVPEWMTNHQKDYFTGETTHETGNDLQLTRRQDINRMKMIDSYRGVRHKRGQKVRGQRTKSTGRTEGTIGVNVEAIKEEQAEEAAAEDDE
- a CDS encoding DUF447 domain-containing protein: MTGGPSAGDGPESSNSETQWPVTLAGVSETVVTTLGPNERWNVAALGVHAPDDDGPATATTWGRTRTWRNFRERGSGYVQFTRDPVDFVEAALSVREEDDPVIDSADAWVAVDVERRDSGSEGDTQWVEWALHPVDSTVERRVVPTTNRGHAAVVEATVAASRLDVPSYDRETLLERLAYFESVVETAGGERERAAFERVRVLVDADW
- a CDS encoding 30S ribosomal protein S4, translated to MALGSNTKFYETPNHPFQGERIADEANLIGRYGLKNKEELWRAQSELRGYRREARKLLGSAGEHETESEEFLARLKRYGILNEQDQLDDVLSLDVTDVLERRLQTVVYRKGYANTPEQARQFIVHGHIVLDDARVTRPGMTVETAVESSVGFDEHSSLSDELHPERAEAQE
- a CDS encoding 30S ribosomal protein S17e, whose product is MAIKPAYVKKTGTLLMERYPDAFGADFEHNKDVVEELTNIESKGVRNRIAGYVTRKMNNPVEA